Part of the Natronobacterium gregoryi SP2 genome, GCGACCAGCACCGGGACGATGCGGGAACGAAAAGAGGCGTTCGGCGACGACCCGTTCGTCGACCACCAGTGTCCTGAGTGTGGCACGGAGTGGCCCGACTCCGTCGTCGAGGGCACTGGGGAGGATGCGATCCGCTGTGTGGAGTGTGGCGCAAACGCTTCCTCCTTCGGTTTCGAGTACGGCTACACGGTCGCGTTCGACGAGGAGCGGACTGTCGGCCTCACGATGGACGAGTCGGGCGCACACGAACTCGCGAAAGACGCCGCGGAGGCGATGGATATCCCCGAGAACTCCCGCCAGCACCCGATCCTGCTGTACGAACCTGCGGAGATGCCCGGCACACTCGGCCGACTGCGCCCCTTTATCGGCAACGTCGGCACGACGCCGCCGGTCGAACTCCCCGACTCGCACAACGCCGGCGACTTCGGTCAGTTCCTGATCGACGCCGACCACGACTGGGGCATAGAGAACGAGGACGAACTCGAGAAGCGCACTGACGGCCACATGGACGTCTCCGAGGTCCGAGCGGGCGCGACCCTGCTCTGTCCCGTCGAGGTCGACGGCGGCGGGGTTTACGTCGGCGACCTCCACGCCAACCAGGGCGACGGCGAACTCTCCTTGCACACGACCGACGTCAGCGGTACCGTCAGGATGGACGTAGAAGTGATCGAGGGTCTCGACCTCAACGGGCCGATTCTGCTGCCAAACGAGGAGGACCTGCCGTTCATCTCGAAACCCTACAGCGAGGAGGAACGCGAGGCTGGACGGGAACTCGCGGCGAAACACGGTGTCGAGATGGACGAAGAGATGGGCCCGATCCAGGTGATCGGCTCCGGCGCGACGATCAACGACGCAACCGAGAACGCCTTCGACCGCGCGAGCGAACTCCTCGAGATGAGCGAAGGCGAGATTCGCTCGCGGTGTACGTTCACCGGCGGCGTGCAGGTCGGCCGGTTGCCAGGGGTCGTCCAGCTAGACATGCTCGCGCCGATGGACTTGCTCGAAGAACGAGGGATAGCGCACCTGGTGCGCGAACAGTACGATCTCTGATACGGGCCGCTGTAACGGTCTACCGGTGCAAAACACGTCTCATACGGTTTGCTGTCAGTCAGTTCCGGCACAACTGCGACCCGGGCGGCGGTTGCGCCGGTAAATCGTTACAGTAATCCGTCTCAGTCAGCGTCGCCTGCTTCAGTCTCGAGTGACGGGCGGCCGGTCGCGGCCAACTGTTTGCTCCACTTCTCGGAGACGATCGGTGCGAGAGCCAGGAACGCCATAACCGCGACGAAGACGGTCACCATGACGCTGGCGACGACCGCGACGCCGACTGTCGGATCGAACGGGACGATACTCGCCGGAATCGGGGTGACGGGAACAGTCATTGCTTGCTACTGCGTGGCGGCCCACGACATATGAGGGTTACTGAATAGAGTGGCGGGCAGGCCTGCCCCTCGGTAGACGCTTCCCCTTCGTCGGCGGAAAACGCGAGTTCTACAGCCGTCGAACCGCACCGATCGCACTCGAGAGCGGCGGCGCGTCGAACAGTTCTCGGCCGACGTAAGCGTTGGTCCCGGCACAGTACATATCCCGTGCGGTCTCGAGAACGTCGTCCTCGAGCGACGCCGGCCGTTCCTCACAGAGGGACTTCCAGTCGGCGACACCGTCCTGTTTGGCTTCGGCCTTCGCAGCCTCGACGGCCCGAACCCAGTCGGGCTGGGTGCGCTTGTGGTACTGTCGGAGGACCTCCTTCGAGAGCTGTGTTCCTTCGTAGCTGAAACGGTTCTCGTCGAACGTGCCGACGACGTCGGCGACGCGGATCTCGCCGTCGTAGTAGCAACACTCGATCTTGCCGTCCTGATGGTCTAGTCCTGCCTCCTGGGCCCGGTCGGTGACGAGCCGATTGACCTCACGGGCGATCGACTCGAGGTCGGCGATATCGGCGATACCAGCGATCGTATCCGCCTCTTTGCGATCGAGGTAGCGGTCGCTCTCTTCGTACTTCGTGGAGAACTCGACGATCGGGGCCTCGAGGTCGACGGCTTCGGCGGGCCAGCTATCGAGACCGAGGCCGTGGTCGGCGGGATCGGTGCGACGACGCAAGCTCGAACCGATCGGGACCTGGTTCCGGAAGACGACCTCGAGTGGGATGAGGTAGTTCTCCCCTGCGTCACCGTGATAACTGTCGTAGTCGTACTCCCGGCCGTCGTTGGGGAGGTCGGGGACCTGCGTCAGATCGATCGCCATCTCGCGGGGCGGTTCCGAGACGTCCTCGAGGGCGATCGGGTCGTCGTCGCCGTCGGGAACGACGCCGCGGTAGTGGGTCGGGATGCCGTCGGATTCGAGGAGTTCGAAGTTGAACGCGCCCATCGCACAGAGACTCGCTCCTTTGTCGGGGATCGTGTCGGGCATCTTTCCCCAGTCGAAAACTGAGTAGTCGTCGGTGAAGACGAACGCACCACGGCCGAGTTCGTCGTCGGTCGCCGCCTCCTCGACGCGGAACTCTTTGACGCTCGTCACGGCTGCCACCCCAGCACGGGCCACTCGCTATCGTCCATATCCGAACACCCGGTACGATACCCCAAGAAGGTTTCAGTATCGGTCGTACCGTAGGCGGCTCCAGGGTGTGCGACCGCGACCGTCCGATAGAAGGGAGAACGGCAGCGATCACCACCGATCGAACAGTTTTGCACGAACAGGTGGGCGGGAGTCAATATCGTCGGAACGACAAACAGTGACAGCCAGTACAACAGTTGGATCAAGCGAGACCGGGCTAAGATTATGCCAATAGTGGGAGAGCCTAGTCGAGGGGCCACAAGCAATTTCACCACACGAAAGTAGTTCTTTGCTCAAATGTCGAGACCCGACCTATCCCTTCGCAAATATATCCGTCGGGGAGTCGAATTGTTGCCGACGGATCGCCTCCCCGAGACGCCCGACGCGGTCTCGCTCGAGTACGTCCGTGGGAGCTATCTGCGGAAGTTCGCTGCCGTCATGCTCGTCGTTCTCCTGGTCACCACGGCAGCAGCGGCGTTTTTCTACGTCGACATCACCGGCGAGATAACGGCAAACGCCCAGAACGAGATATCGATGGACGCCGAGGCCGAGGCGAACGACCTGGGTGACTGGATCGAAAGCCAAGAGCAGATGGCTGCCTTGCTCTCGACGAACGAAGTTTTGCACGATGGATCGGAGATAGAAATCGAACAGACACTACGGGACGAACGGGACGAGATGGAAGACGCCGTCCACGCGATCCACCACGTCGACCTCACGACCGACAGAATCGTTCACACCACCGACCAGTCCGTCGTGGGTGACGACATCTCGGAGATCGGTCTCGAGCTCCACACCCGAACCTCGAACAGCGATGCTGGCCACGGGTTCGAATACACGGGAGTCTCGAGCGAGGACGACATCCGCGAGTTCGAATATACAGGATCGTTAGACGTCGACAGAACGTACACGGACACCTTCGAGCACGGCGGCGATCAACTGATCGGCTTTCTGAGCCCGGTCGAGAGGGGCGACGAGCAGAGCGCGGTGATGGTCGTCTTCTCGGCGACCGAACTGTCCGATCAGTTCGAAGGATCGGTCGAAGACAGTTACACGCAAGTCGTCGACACTGCCGACGGCGACGTGATGATCGCTGGCGACGACGCGACGGTCCTGTCTCCGTACCGCGACGAGGGACGCGACAGCGAAGTCGTCCACGCCACACGAGTCGCGGAAGGCGACGCTGGCGATGCGATCGAGTACGACGAGACCGACGAGGTCGTCGGCTACGCGTCCGTCCCCGAGACGGACTGGGTGCTGCTCACCCACACGCCACAGGACAGCGCGTACGCGCTTGCAACCGACGTTGCAACGTCGTTGATCGTCCTAGTCTGTATCGCTCTTGCCGGATTCCTCACTATCGGCGCGACGGTCGGTCGCTCGACTGCAAACGCCATGGACGACCTCGCTGACGACGCCCGCTCTCTCTCCGCTGGCAATACTCGCGTCGAGATAGAGAACGATAACCGCATCGACGAAGTCGGACAGGTCAGAAACTCGTTTGCCGACATCCGGAACTACCTCGAGACGGCAGCAGATCAGGCCGACGCGATCGCCGGCCAGGAGTTCGACGCTGCCGTCCTCGAAGAAGACGTTCCCGGCCGCCTCGGCGACTCACTCGAGACGATGCACCAGGATCTAGAGCAGTCGATCGAGGAGTTAGAGCAGTCCAAGGCGGAAGCCGAGGCTGCCCAGGAGGAGGCTGCCGAGGCGCGCCAGGAGGCCGAAGACCTCGCCGACCATCTCGAGCGGAAGGCAGCCGAGTTCGCTGACGGTATGGCCGACGCTGCCGAGGGTGATTTCACCCGGCGGCTCGACGCGGACGTCGACAACGAGGCGCTCGTCGAGATCGCCACCGCCTTCAACGCGATGCTCGAGGACTTAGAGCGGACGATCGTCGACGTTCAGGCACTCGCGGAAGACGTCGACGACATCAGTGCGGACGTGACCCACCGAGTCAAGGAGATCGAGCGGGCAAGCGACGAAGTCAGCCACTCTACCGAGGAGATCGCCACCGCGACGGCCGACCAAAGCGACCGCTTCCAGGCGGTCTACGGCGAGATGAACGATCTCTCCGCGACGATCGAAGAGATCGCTTCGACCGCCGACAACGTCGCCACCGTCTCCGAAGAGGCCGCAAACCGTGCCGACGTCGCAGGCAACGCAGCCAGTGCGATCCGGACACAGATGAACGCCCTCGAGCGCCAGGCCGACGAGATCACGGATCAAATTCGGCAACTCGACGACGAGATGGGAGAGATTAGCGAGATCGTCGATCTCATCGACGACATCGCCGGCCAGACGAACCTGCTGGCGTTGAACGCTTCGATCGAGGCGGCTGCTGCGGGTGAGGACGGCGACGGCTTCGCGGTCGTCGCCGACGAGGTCAAGTCGCTTGCCGAAGAGACCGGCGAAGCGACTCAGCGGGTCGACGATCTGATCACCGACGTCCAGGCGTCGGTCGACGACACCGTCGACGAGATCGAACAGATGCGCGACCGCGTCGACGACGGCACCGAGGTGATCGGCGAGGGTATCACCGCTATCGACGAGATCACAGACCAGGTCGAGACGGCAAACGAGAGTATCCAGTCGATCAACGACGCCACCGACGACCAGGCCCGTGCGAGCGAACGCGTCGTCGACATGGTCGACGAAGCGACCACCATCAGCGAAGAGACCAAAGACGAAACCGAAACCGTCGCCGCCGCCGTCGAAGAACAGACCGCGACGATATCGGAAGTCGCCTCGGGAGCGAACTCGTTGACCGAACGAGCGGACGACCTCCGGCACTCGCTTGCGGCCTTCCAAGTCGACGTGGACGTCGACGCCGACGCAGTCGGCGACAGCAGCGAAGGCGAGCAAGACCCCGGCGTCGATGCCGGAATCGGCGAGAAAAACGCCGACGACGGCTGCACAGACGAAACCGGGCACGACGACGGTAGAAGCGACGAGAGTGGCGACAGCGACGAAATCGAAATCGAGTACGACGAAACAGATATCGTACGCAGACACGACGAGACCGACGACGAGTAGCGATCCGGCGGCGTACGATACCGACTGCTGTACCGATGTCCCGGTCCAATCACTCGCTTCGGATCGCGGTTACACCGGCACTGACCGACAGGCACCTGTATCGAGGAATCCACCACGCTTTTTTCACTGTACAGGAATCGTTACGCCGATGGACTCACCGGTGACCGAGGCCGACCTCACGTTCGGCCACGTCCCCGAGACCGACCAGTCGTTCGAGACCGCACTCGAGAAAGCCCGCAATGGCGACCGACTCACGGTCGAGGACGCCATCGAGTTGCTCACGACGGGGACGGACGACGAGGGGATCGACCGCCGACGCAAGGAGGCGGTCCTCGAGGCCGCGGACCGTCGGCGGGCCGAGGTGGTCGGCGACGAGGTCACCTTCACAGCGAATATCAACAACAACGTCACGACGGCCTGCAACGTGGGCTGTCTGTTCTGTAACTTCAAGGACGCCGCATACACGTTCGAACGCGACGCCGACGTCGAGACGGCTGGATTCACGAAGACGCCGGCCGAGTCACGCGAGATCGTCCGTGATGCGGTCGAGCGAGGTGTCTACGAGGTCTGCTCGGTGTCGGGACTGCACCCCGCGTTCGCGCTCGACGACGAACACCGCGAAATTCTCGAGGTCCACCCGAACCCGAAGGAAGTCAGCTACAGGCCGCCGGAGATCTACGAGACCAGTCCCAGCACCTACGTCGACCAGATCTCGGCAATGAGCGTCGACGGCGTTCACGTCCACTCGATGACTCCCGAGGAGGCCTACCACGCCAGGAGAGGGACCGACTGGTCCTACGAGAAGGTTTACCGTCGACTGAAAGAGGCCGGTCTCGATACGGTGCCGGGAACGGCCGCCGAAATCCTCGTCGACG contains:
- a CDS encoding acetamidase/formamidase family protein; protein product: MSQREIQQELSVDQYTLGLVGPEQEWVGTVADGGTIETYTPPACWGPMITPEFRGGHEVTRPIRVENAEVGDAIALKIREIEVTSMATSTGTMRERKEAFGDDPFVDHQCPECGTEWPDSVVEGTGEDAIRCVECGANASSFGFEYGYTVAFDEERTVGLTMDESGAHELAKDAAEAMDIPENSRQHPILLYEPAEMPGTLGRLRPFIGNVGTTPPVELPDSHNAGDFGQFLIDADHDWGIENEDELEKRTDGHMDVSEVRAGATLLCPVEVDGGGVYVGDLHANQGDGELSLHTTDVSGTVRMDVEVIEGLDLNGPILLPNEEDLPFISKPYSEEEREAGRELAAKHGVEMDEEMGPIQVIGSGATINDATENAFDRASELLEMSEGEIRSRCTFTGGVQVGRLPGVVQLDMLAPMDLLEERGIAHLVREQYDL
- a CDS encoding phosphoribosylaminoimidazolesuccinocarboxamide synthase, whose translation is MTSVKEFRVEEAATDDELGRGAFVFTDDYSVFDWGKMPDTIPDKGASLCAMGAFNFELLESDGIPTHYRGVVPDGDDDPIALEDVSEPPREMAIDLTQVPDLPNDGREYDYDSYHGDAGENYLIPLEVVFRNQVPIGSSLRRRTDPADHGLGLDSWPAEAVDLEAPIVEFSTKYEESDRYLDRKEADTIAGIADIADLESIAREVNRLVTDRAQEAGLDHQDGKIECCYYDGEIRVADVVGTFDENRFSYEGTQLSKEVLRQYHKRTQPDWVRAVEAAKAEAKQDGVADWKSLCEERPASLEDDVLETARDMYCAGTNAYVGRELFDAPPLSSAIGAVRRL
- a CDS encoding methyl-accepting chemotaxis protein is translated as MSRPDLSLRKYIRRGVELLPTDRLPETPDAVSLEYVRGSYLRKFAAVMLVVLLVTTAAAAFFYVDITGEITANAQNEISMDAEAEANDLGDWIESQEQMAALLSTNEVLHDGSEIEIEQTLRDERDEMEDAVHAIHHVDLTTDRIVHTTDQSVVGDDISEIGLELHTRTSNSDAGHGFEYTGVSSEDDIREFEYTGSLDVDRTYTDTFEHGGDQLIGFLSPVERGDEQSAVMVVFSATELSDQFEGSVEDSYTQVVDTADGDVMIAGDDATVLSPYRDEGRDSEVVHATRVAEGDAGDAIEYDETDEVVGYASVPETDWVLLTHTPQDSAYALATDVATSLIVLVCIALAGFLTIGATVGRSTANAMDDLADDARSLSAGNTRVEIENDNRIDEVGQVRNSFADIRNYLETAADQADAIAGQEFDAAVLEEDVPGRLGDSLETMHQDLEQSIEELEQSKAEAEAAQEEAAEARQEAEDLADHLERKAAEFADGMADAAEGDFTRRLDADVDNEALVEIATAFNAMLEDLERTIVDVQALAEDVDDISADVTHRVKEIERASDEVSHSTEEIATATADQSDRFQAVYGEMNDLSATIEEIASTADNVATVSEEAANRADVAGNAASAIRTQMNALERQADEITDQIRQLDDEMGEISEIVDLIDDIAGQTNLLALNASIEAAAAGEDGDGFAVVADEVKSLAEETGEATQRVDDLITDVQASVDDTVDEIEQMRDRVDDGTEVIGEGITAIDEITDQVETANESIQSINDATDDQARASERVVDMVDEATTISEETKDETETVAAAVEEQTATISEVASGANSLTERADDLRHSLAAFQVDVDVDADAVGDSSEGEQDPGVDAGIGEKNADDGCTDETGHDDGRSDESGDSDEIEIEYDETDIVRRHDETDDE
- the cofH gene encoding 7,8-didemethyl-8-hydroxy-5-deazariboflavin synthase subunit CofH, translating into MDSPVTEADLTFGHVPETDQSFETALEKARNGDRLTVEDAIELLTTGTDDEGIDRRRKEAVLEAADRRRAEVVGDEVTFTANINNNVTTACNVGCLFCNFKDAAYTFERDADVETAGFTKTPAESREIVRDAVERGVYEVCSVSGLHPAFALDDEHREILEVHPNPKEVSYRPPEIYETSPSTYVDQISAMSVDGVHVHSMTPEEAYHARRGTDWSYEKVYRRLKEAGLDTVPGTAAEILVDEVRDVICPGKIDTDGWLEAMEAAANVGLGLTATIMYGHVENEAHRALHLKRVRDLQERVDGAITEFVPLSFVHQNTPLFEHDVVSGGPSTDEDELMIAVSRLFLDNIDHVQSSWVKYGDEQGLKMLNCGADDFMGTILSEEITKRAGGDYGEYRSFEEYVEMIASIGRIPVERSTDYEKRRVVDPDDPPFGPQLGPKADGTPLLESKEQRAPADD